A genomic window from Helicobacter suis HS1 includes:
- a CDS encoding RNA-guided endonuclease InsQ/TnpB family protein, with product MLIAYKQKLYNSSKNKQIDRLLRLYGICYNHCIALHKRYYRLYKKHLNFYTLKKHITKLKRTARFAFLKTLGSQTLQELVGRIDKAYKKFFKKQGRPPRFKKVANYQSFTFSQCGYKIQDNIISFNGYRFKFVKTYDLAGKPKTLTIKRDNLGDYFLCLVCETEDNLKPAGGNSVGLDFGLKTFLTCSNGTQIPSPLFFSKFLPLIRACSRSLSKKKRGSHNRLKARLKLARLHRKVQNLRKDFFYKIANSLAKQYATIFIEDLNLKGMVKLWGRKINDLAFGEFVAILERKTQVVKIDRFYPSSKTCSNCGALKEDLSLKDRFFHCPSCGFSLDRDLNASINIHRVGASTLGGEAVRPA from the coding sequence ATGCTCATCGCCTACAAGCAGAAACTCTACAATTCAAGCAAGAACAAGCAGATAGACAGACTCTTGCGTCTTTATGGCATTTGCTACAATCATTGTATCGCTTTGCATAAGCGGTATTATAGGCTCTATAAGAAGCACTTGAATTTCTACACTTTGAAAAAGCACATCACCAAGCTAAAGAGAACAGCACGCTTTGCTTTTTTGAAAACTCTAGGCTCTCAAACCTTGCAAGAGCTAGTAGGGAGGATAGACAAGGCTTATAAAAAGTTTTTTAAGAAACAAGGCAGACCGCCTAGATTTAAAAAGGTGGCCAACTATCAGTCTTTCACATTTTCACAATGTGGTTATAAAATCCAAGACAACATTATCTCTTTTAATGGCTATCGCTTTAAGTTTGTCAAAACCTACGACCTTGCAGGCAAACCCAAGACCTTAACCATTAAAAGAGATAATCTAGGCGATTATTTCTTGTGCTTGGTGTGCGAAACAGAGGATAACCTTAAGCCCGCAGGCGGTAACAGCGTGGGGCTTGACTTTGGGTTAAAAACTTTTCTCACATGCTCTAATGGCACACAAATCCCATCGCCTTTATTTTTCTCTAAATTCTTGCCTTTGATCCGTGCTTGCTCTCGCTCCCTATCCAAAAAGAAAAGAGGCAGTCATAACCGCCTAAAGGCTAGGCTAAAACTTGCTAGATTGCACCGCAAAGTCCAAAATCTTAGAAAAGACTTTTTCTACAAGATTGCTAATAGCCTAGCCAAACAATACGCCACTATTTTCATTGAAGATTTGAACCTGAAGGGTATGGTTAAACTTTGGGGGCGCAAGATTAATGATTTGGCTTTTGGTGAGTTTGTGGCTATCTTGGAGAGAAAAACCCAAGTGGTTAAGATTGATAGATTCTATCCTAGCTCTAAAACTTGTTCTAATTGTGGAGCACTCAAAGAGGATTTAAGCCTAAAAGATAGGTTTTTTCATTGCCCTTCTTGTGGCTTTTCTTTGGATAGAGATTTGAACGCAAGTATAAATATTCATAGAGTGGGGGCATCCACTCTTGGAGGAGAAGCTGTAAGACCCGCCTAG
- a CDS encoding alginate lyase family protein codes for MEYVIHLKRKLKKEIQACAQLNTLPHYTPTGERKADSCSAAFKRSATISYDLALGFLTSQKEEYAQRAKEILEKWAQTLQAVDSKEAENLINFYMPYMNMAYSFIRSKFASPSFEQFSSNMFTYARLNKDNNIGAWAILLGVSTALVTHDHDLLSRMADKWQKWILNAIDRKGVMAKEVVRTNTANYNSGPNKGIKGIAYTHFALEPISVAGQLLCENGFDLWHSRAAQRLFIAYNTTAGWVLNPTTFPYYQPNLIGINHDAYFLLLNQYFTSLAGQQAIKQDHFKGDKFRLEFNDDLKIRK; via the coding sequence TTGGAGTATGTAATCCATCTGAAAAGAAAACTTAAAAAAGAAATCCAAGCTTGCGCGCAACTGAATACCTTGCCACACTACACACCAACCGGTGAAAGAAAAGCCGATTCTTGTAGCGCTGCATTTAAAAGATCGGCTACCATATCTTATGATCTGGCCTTAGGTTTTCTAACAAGCCAGAAAGAAGAATACGCACAAAGAGCTAAAGAGATTTTAGAGAAGTGGGCACAAACACTTCAGGCGGTTGACTCAAAGGAAGCAGAAAATCTAATCAATTTTTACATGCCCTATATGAACATGGCCTATTCTTTCATCCGCTCCAAATTTGCTAGCCCCTCATTTGAACAATTTTCTAGCAATATGTTCACTTACGCACGCCTTAATAAAGATAATAATATCGGAGCTTGGGCTATACTTTTGGGGGTGAGTACAGCGCTTGTAACCCACGATCATGATCTACTCTCAAGAATGGCTGATAAATGGCAAAAGTGGATTTTAAACGCCATTGATAGAAAGGGTGTTATGGCAAAGGAGGTTGTGCGCACTAACACGGCTAATTATAACAGCGGGCCTAATAAGGGCATTAAAGGGATTGCCTATACACATTTTGCGCTTGAACCAATCAGTGTGGCCGGACAATTGCTTTGTGAAAATGGTTTTGATCTATGGCACAGCCGCGCGGCTCAAAGACTCTTTATTGCCTATAATACAACCGCAGGGTGGGTACTCAATCCTACGACTTTTCCTTATTACCAACCAAACTTAATTGGTATCAACCACGACGCCTATTTTTTGCTGTTAAACCAATACTTTACAAGTTTAGCAGGACAACAAGCAATCAAACAGGATCATTTTAAAGGCGATAAGTTTAGGTTAGAATTTAACGATGATTTAAAAATCAGAAAATAG
- a CDS encoding McrC family protein: MKTIPTLYIGEYQSFGKQDLKKCLATGQEHRADKIWEALKHFASQERNQALLRFKNSNTLTTQNYVGAIQLKNFCIEILPKIHKANLSGHSKDCPQKLYPLDRLEFIKKVRQFINQEGFEFVRPTCSLCYARQILLNCLSTLKDTPFKKSSLAHLTNASLPLLEIFVRMFLEECEQLIKRGLKRDYLAISENRLFFKGKLEFASHLKTNLIHKERFYTTSDTYSLDVPPNRLIKSTLKILKSLALSPKSQEKLNSMWFVLDGVCASQNIESDFAKSKLATRFKEYENLLAWCNLFLRQKSLTPHSGTDYAYAFLFPMEKLFESFVGFWLQKSLGDIYTVSLQEQKYDFIKDRYLRPDIILRSKQAPQNECCILDTKWKKVQGLKDVSYDDLYQMWAYASTYATLEQTHISTCLVYPLQDGMQSTETFRARPFTDKPVKLKIAYFPLDNHDHLK, translated from the coding sequence ATGAAAACCATACCCACGCTTTATATAGGTGAATACCAAAGTTTTGGCAAACAAGACTTAAAAAAATGTCTAGCTACAGGGCAAGAACACAGAGCAGACAAAATATGGGAAGCTTTAAAACACTTTGCAAGCCAAGAACGCAACCAAGCTCTTTTGCGTTTTAAAAATTCAAATACCCTTACCACTCAAAATTATGTGGGTGCGATCCAACTTAAAAATTTTTGTATTGAGATTTTACCCAAAATACATAAAGCTAATCTATCAGGGCATAGCAAAGATTGCCCCCAAAAACTATACCCGCTAGATCGCCTTGAATTTATCAAAAAAGTCCGCCAATTTATAAATCAAGAGGGATTTGAATTTGTCCGCCCCACCTGTTCTCTTTGTTATGCGAGACAAATTTTGCTTAATTGTCTAAGCACTCTTAAAGATACTCCCTTTAAAAAAAGCTCCTTAGCCCATTTGACTAACGCGTCCCTGCCACTCTTAGAAATTTTTGTACGCATGTTTTTAGAGGAGTGCGAACAACTCATTAAGCGGGGGCTGAAACGGGATTATTTAGCAATCTCTGAAAACCGCCTCTTTTTTAAAGGCAAACTAGAATTTGCTAGCCATCTTAAAACTAATTTAATCCACAAAGAGCGCTTTTACACCACTAGCGATACATATAGTTTAGATGTGCCCCCTAATCGTCTTATCAAATCCACACTTAAAATCCTCAAATCCTTAGCATTAAGCCCTAAGAGTCAAGAAAAATTAAATTCTATGTGGTTTGTTTTAGATGGGGTGTGTGCAAGCCAAAATATAGAGAGCGATTTTGCAAAAAGTAAGCTCGCTACGCGTTTTAAAGAATATGAAAATCTTTTAGCATGGTGTAATCTTTTCTTGCGCCAAAAATCTTTAACCCCCCATAGTGGAACTGATTACGCCTATGCTTTTTTGTTTCCGATGGAAAAACTCTTTGAATCTTTTGTAGGATTTTGGTTGCAAAAAAGTTTAGGGGATATTTATACAGTGAGTTTACAAGAACAAAAATACGATTTTATAAAAGACCGCTATCTGCGCCCTGATATTATCTTAAGAAGTAAACAAGCGCCACAAAATGAGTGTTGTATCTTAGATACCAAATGGAAAAAAGTTCAAGGGTTAAAAGATGTCTCCTACGATGATCTGTATCAAATGTGGGCTTATGCAAGTACATATGCCACCCTAGAGCAAACACACATAAGCACTTGTTTAGTCTATCCATTACAAGACGGTATGCAAAGCACAGAAACTTTCCGTGCGCGTCCATTTACAGATAAACCCGTTAAGCTTAAGATCGCATACTTTCCCCTAGATAACCACGATCATCTAAAATAA
- a CDS encoding McrB family protein produces the protein MGIEWDLNQRRTFQGLLREFVELVDEKVDIGKQTGKPPECARYKDIRDRFNIFLQEWGYECAPNLGQRYLPKEPGIAFLRQNVLGEGFVNSKATTQEGFYIWFAYAWEEPSFYLHIGRSTNNLAECKKCTLYPKVFGADDKVLRKYSHLYTADLESELDGITDDFLRLMDQFNEFPPEDFKPTATTPKAVSVTTPSKVVSMSSLKIPLNQIFYGPPGTGKTYMTINKALEIILDKQGQELELEIKNTLEALKPEVSKTIQAEFNRETDDIIRAEKINRARAKALFDYYKEQRQIDFVTFHQSYSYEEFVEGIKPKMLDGQVCYEIKDGIFKQICKKAKDAQKFPPEKPYILIIDEINRGNIAKIFGELITLIEPSKRIGNEESLEVTLPYSGDYFGVPNNLYIIATINTADSSIALLDIALRRRFSFVEMMPKPALLSTNCSGVDLQKLLKAINERIEFLLDQDHSIGHAYFLGLETLQDLQDCFKNKIIPLLQEYFYDDHAKIDAVLNKNGMLKPKSLEGALQNLLNDFVDPDKKIYTLTEASEWKAEYFIKIYGKKEEAQTPPVSGESVNQADR, from the coding sequence ATGGGTATAGAGTGGGATTTAAACCAAAGGCGAACATTTCAGGGGCTATTAAGAGAGTTTGTAGAGTTGGTAGATGAGAAGGTGGATATTGGGAAACAAACCGGGAAACCCCCAGAGTGTGCAAGGTATAAAGATATTCGCGATAGATTTAATATCTTTTTGCAGGAATGGGGCTATGAATGCGCGCCTAATCTTGGGCAAAGATATTTACCTAAAGAGCCCGGGATTGCTTTTTTGCGTCAAAATGTTTTAGGAGAAGGTTTTGTTAATTCTAAAGCAACTACCCAAGAGGGTTTTTATATCTGGTTCGCGTATGCATGGGAGGAGCCCTCATTTTACCTCCACATAGGTAGATCTACTAACAATCTAGCAGAATGCAAGAAGTGTACACTATATCCAAAAGTTTTTGGGGCAGACGATAAAGTTTTGCGAAAATATTCACATTTATATACCGCAGATTTAGAGTCTGAGTTAGACGGGATCACTGATGATTTTTTAAGATTAATGGATCAGTTCAATGAATTTCCTCCAGAAGATTTTAAGCCAACGGCTACTACCCCTAAAGCAGTTTCTGTTACAACCCCTTCTAAGGTAGTTTCCATGAGTTCTCTTAAAATTCCCCTTAATCAAATTTTCTATGGACCTCCGGGTACGGGCAAGACCTATATGACTATTAACAAAGCGTTAGAAATCATACTAGACAAGCAAGGGCAGGAGTTAGAGCTAGAAATTAAAAACACATTGGAGGCATTAAAGCCTGAAGTTTCTAAAACTATCCAAGCAGAGTTTAATAGAGAAACTGATGATATAATTAGAGCAGAAAAGATAAATAGAGCGCGCGCTAAAGCCTTGTTTGATTATTACAAGGAACAAAGACAAATTGACTTTGTTACTTTCCACCAGAGCTATAGCTATGAGGAGTTTGTAGAAGGGATCAAACCTAAAATGCTTGATGGGCAAGTGTGCTATGAAATTAAAGATGGGATTTTTAAGCAGATATGTAAAAAAGCAAAAGACGCACAAAAATTCCCCCCTGAAAAGCCCTACATTCTCATCATTGATGAAATCAATCGGGGGAATATCGCTAAGATTTTTGGCGAACTCATCACTTTAATAGAGCCTAGTAAGCGCATAGGCAATGAAGAGAGCTTAGAGGTTACTTTACCCTATAGTGGGGATTATTTTGGTGTGCCTAATAATCTTTACATCATCGCCACAATAAACACCGCTGATTCAAGCATTGCCCTGCTAGACATTGCTTTGCGCCGTAGATTTAGTTTTGTAGAAATGATGCCAAAGCCAGCCCTTCTTAGCACAAATTGTAGCGGTGTGGATTTACAAAAACTTTTAAAAGCAATCAATGAGCGCATAGAGTTTTTACTTGATCAAGATCACAGCATCGGGCATGCCTACTTTTTAGGTTTAGAAACTTTGCAGGATTTGCAAGATTGCTTTAAAAATAAAATTATCCCACTTTTGCAAGAATACTTTTATGATGATCACGCCAAGATTGACGCGGTGCTTAATAAAAATGGCATGCTAAAACCTAAGAGTCTTGAGGGCGCATTACAAAATCTCTTAAACGATTTTGTCGATCCTGATAAGAAAATCTACACCCTTACAGAGGCTAGTGAGTGGAAAGCTGAATATTTTATAAAAATTTATGGCAAAAAAGAAGAGGCACAAACGCCACCTGTTTCAGGTGAGTCTGTAAATCAAGCTGATAGATAG